Part of the Candidatus Fusobacterium pullicola genome, CTCCATTAATAAATCATAGTTTTGTTTCATCTTCTTCTCCTTCTAAAGCTTTTTCCTTTGGCATACAATACCACTTAAACTCACACTCTTCACAACTCTCTCCATACTCTCTAGAAGTAAAATCTCCACTTAACAGTCTCTCAGCTACAGTTTCAAATCTTTTCACACTTCTTTCAATACTTTGGCTATCCAATTCTACCTCTATCTTTGAATCTAACTCCTCTATATAGTATAGATATGCCTTTAACTCATCTAGTAAATACTTATCTCTCAATAGATATGTATATATCTCTAACTGTCTTTTGTAAATATCAACTCTACTTTCATCATACTTTCCTGTCTTAAAGTCTATTAACTCTATTCCCTCATCACTCTTTCTTAATAAGTCCAAAGTTCCCTCTATGATATAGTCCTTTTCCACACTATATGCTTTTAACTCTGCTGTCACTATATCTTCTAATCTATTCTGCTCAATATATCTCACTATATCTTGATATACCCTCTCTCTGATTTCACTACTAAACTCTGTCCTCAAACTCTTCTCCAAAGAGTTTCCTATACTCTCTACTAGCTCTCCAACTCTCTCTATATTAAAGAGCTCAGCTAAAAACTCCCTATGAACTCTCTCTACAACCTTATGAACATATATTCCATAAAAAGTTTTAGGATTACTTAACGTCTTAAATTTAAATTCCTTTACAAATCTATATTTTAATGGACAAAATTCATAAAGTAGTATATGCCCAGTATATGAGAGTAACTCTTTACTCTTTTTACTCTTTAGAGGCTCTATTTCTAATCTATCTAGCCTAAATTTTTCATCATCTACATAGGGAATAGCTTCATAAATAGGTCTAAAGGTTCTAGATGGAAGTTCATTTCTTCCAGAACGATTCTCTATACTTGTTAAAACCAATAGATTTTGAGCACGAGAAAATGCTGTATAGTAAATTCTCCAAAAATCAAAAAGATTTTTTCTCTCTCTTGGCTCAAAATCGTCTCCTAATCTAAGTAACTCCTCTAGTATATCCTCCTCTGTTTTCTCTCTATCCATAGGAGTAGATTCTAATGAGCCAACTATTACAATAGGAAATTCAAGTCCTTTAGCCTGATGGAATGTTAAAAATGGAATTGCTCCTAATGGAAACTCCTCCTTACTCTCATACTCATCGACTCTTTTTAAGTAAAGATTTTTCGTATATACCATAAAGAAATATTTTACAACTTTCTCTATCTCATCTCTTGCTATATCCTCTACTTTAGAGAGAGCCTCAAACTTCTCTAAAATCTCACTGAATACTCCAAGATTATATGTCTCTCTTCCCTCTTTTACACTTTTACTCTCTAATTTTATAAAGTTCTTAAAAGTTTTAAACTGTAAAAGTGAGAAAAATATCTTTCTTAAACTTGGTATTATCCCTATATCCTCACTAGCATTTTCTTTTCTTCTCTCTACTAGCCAGCTATATAGCTCCTCGTCATTTTGTACCTCTCTTTTTAG contains:
- a CDS encoding ATP-dependent helicase; this translates as MELNEKQYEAVVTTEGPVLLISGPGSGKTRTLVERAIHLLVEKKVKPENIFLSTFTEKSARELLVRISERIKEKNEKININEMYIGTLHSIFLRLIDENIEYSFFRDGYRVLDDIDQHFFIYSRIKRFSEIEGYREFFRDIPGINSWERSKKILEWLNKINEEGKRLDNIRTENRKILFLKEAHRVYHEMLVEENMMDFTTIQRELYRILHIEEVAKKLQEKIEYIMIDEYQDTNSIQEKIIFLLGEKRENICVVGDDDQGIYRFRGATVRNILRFPERFEKGRCKKINLDINYRSHRDIIRFCNKWINLINWREFRYEKEIVPPEDKEFPNSSGVIRIGGDSERQWKENICRFIKKLHTTKKIADYSQIAFLFRSVQSPNVKELKKYLEESGIPVYSPRSKDFFERKEIKLVIGALLVYFPHCKYLVLDEVQNRGQSVFYYYKDCLALLKREVQNDEELYSWLVERRKENASEDIGIIPSLRKIFFSLLQFKTFKNFIKLESKSVKEGRETYNLGVFSEILEKFEALSKVEDIARDEIEKVVKYFFMVYTKNLYLKRVDEYESKEEFPLGAIPFLTFHQAKGLEFPIVIVGSLESTPMDREKTEEDILEELLRLGDDFEPRERKNLFDFWRIYYTAFSRAQNLLVLTSIENRSGRNELPSRTFRPIYEAIPYVDDEKFRLDRLEIEPLKSKKSKELLSYTGHILLYEFCPLKYRFVKEFKFKTLSNPKTFYGIYVHKVVERVHREFLAELFNIERVGELVESIGNSLEKSLRTEFSSEIRERVYQDIVRYIEQNRLEDIVTAELKAYSVEKDYIIEGTLDLLRKSDEGIELIDFKTGKYDESRVDIYKRQLEIYTYLLRDKYLLDELKAYLYYIEELDSKIEVELDSQSIERSVKRFETVAERLLSGDFTSREYGESCEECEFKWYCMPKEKALEGEEDETKL